In Ignavibacteria bacterium, the genomic window GATTGTTTCTTGAAAAAGTATATTATAAAAACGACAAACCGAATAAAAATCTTGAAAGCGTTATGAGAATATCACATTCAAACTTAAAATAACATTTTAAATGGAACACATATTACGCTGATTATTATGATTTACGCAGATAATACAATCTTGAATAATGTCCATTGCACTCTTGTCAATCATTTTTTGTATTTTTGAACAAGTAAATTGAAAATCAAATAGTTGAAATTAATTGAGAGGAGCTTTTATATGCACGAAAAAAGTATTGAGCTACTAAATAAAGCGGTTGCGGATGAACTGACTGCCGTCCATCAATATATGTATTTCC contains:
- a CDS encoding bacterioferritin is translated as MHEKSIELLNKAVADELTAVHQYMYF